A single region of the Oleispira antarctica RB-8 genome encodes:
- a CDS encoding Short chain dehydrogenase — protein sequence MKKLGARSSTSDVLQNKDLTGRTVVITGSNCGIGFEAAQALAGAGAKIIFACRNTEKGEEALRRCKALHPKSELAFFPLDLASVESIKHFAEAVKDETIDTLICNAGLVPTSYQETKEGLEMTVGVCHFGHFLLTQLLLPQLLKTKAPRVIMVSSESHRMPAKLNFNKFPLKKTDTFFPFMAYGQAKLCNALFANELQRRYQDKGLTACSLHPGALITTSFGRDSGFLSLLFKLVSPLTKNPNQGAATTVYCASHEKTDELAGRYFSHCKPVRSTKEANNPETARKLWEVSEEWMKGLKSSTAEATKENATECA from the coding sequence ATGAAAAAGCTCGGCGCACGCAGCAGTACAAGCGATGTTCTACAAAACAAAGACCTAACAGGAAGAACGGTTGTCATTACCGGTTCAAACTGCGGTATTGGTTTTGAAGCCGCACAAGCATTAGCGGGCGCAGGGGCTAAAATTATTTTTGCCTGCCGCAATACAGAAAAAGGCGAAGAGGCTTTGCGCCGCTGCAAAGCGCTACACCCTAAAAGCGAACTGGCTTTTTTTCCACTCGACCTCGCATCTGTTGAAAGCATTAAACATTTTGCCGAAGCCGTAAAAGACGAAACCATCGATACACTCATCTGCAACGCAGGTTTAGTACCCACAAGCTACCAAGAGACAAAAGAAGGTTTAGAAATGACCGTAGGCGTATGCCACTTCGGCCATTTTTTACTCACTCAACTTTTACTGCCTCAACTGTTAAAAACAAAAGCCCCGCGAGTGATCATGGTTTCTAGCGAATCTCACAGAATGCCCGCAAAACTGAATTTCAATAAATTTCCGCTAAAGAAAACCGATACCTTCTTTCCATTCATGGCTTATGGCCAAGCCAAATTATGCAACGCACTTTTTGCTAACGAACTGCAACGTCGCTACCAAGATAAAGGCCTCACCGCCTGCTCGCTGCATCCAGGCGCATTGATCACCACCAGCTTTGGACGCGACTCAGGATTCTTGTCTTTGCTCTTTAAACTCGTAAGCCCGTTAACTAAAAATCCAAACCAAGGCGCAGCAACCACAGTGTATTGTGCGAGCCATGAAAAAACAGACGAGCTAGCAGGGAGGTACTTCTCTCATTGCAAGCCTGTGCGCAGCACTAAAGAAGCAAATAACCCTGAGACTGCAAGAAAACTATGGGAAGTGAGTGAGGAGTGGATGAAAGGGCTTAAAAGTTCGACAGCTGAAGCCACGAAAGAAAATGCGACTGAGTGTGCTTAA
- the amiC gene encoding Amidase: protein MTDFTVNSMTNDAMGDCDASGLAKRIANKEVSIAEVTDAAIARAEQINPKLNAIVTDCFDLARQNTKNATLKSGSTAAFEGVPTFVKDNTDVKGLPTLFGSRAVLNRPAKRNGEFTDQMLSTGLTILGKSTLPEFGIPPTTESLAQGATCNPWNTNHSSGGSSGGAAALVASGAVPIAHGNDGGGSIRIPAAACGLVGLKPTRNRLVNMHGTEALPINVGHEGVITRSVRDTALFMAEAEKHFRNTKLVSLGHIQAPGKKRLRIGLVTGALKGINVQPDVQRTLNETGLLCESLGHSVEEVAFPFADQIADDFLTYYSFLFFSMHRFGKFVIGPGFDSSKVEKLCAHLSNSFIGNIGKLPFVIRRLKNTINITQELHKHYDVLLCPTLSSSAPKNNYMLNQALPASAMVKNMMEFAPFAALQNITGEPAISLPMGTSDNGLPIGMQFSAGYGEDKTLLELAFELEEAKAWKHIHEMAANKKTKKTTKKSLA, encoded by the coding sequence ATGACAGACTTTACCGTTAACAGCATGACCAATGATGCAATGGGCGATTGCGACGCCTCCGGACTCGCCAAAAGAATTGCAAATAAAGAAGTCAGTATCGCTGAAGTAACAGACGCGGCGATTGCTCGCGCCGAGCAGATCAACCCCAAACTAAACGCCATCGTTACCGATTGTTTCGACCTAGCACGTCAAAATACTAAAAACGCCACCCTTAAAAGTGGAAGTACAGCTGCTTTTGAAGGCGTTCCTACTTTTGTAAAAGACAATACAGACGTAAAAGGACTGCCTACGTTATTTGGCAGTCGCGCTGTACTTAATAGACCCGCCAAACGAAATGGCGAATTCACTGATCAAATGTTATCGACGGGTTTAACTATTCTAGGCAAAAGCACCCTGCCTGAATTTGGTATACCACCCACAACAGAATCCCTCGCCCAAGGTGCAACCTGCAATCCATGGAATACGAACCACTCAAGCGGCGGCTCATCCGGTGGTGCAGCAGCATTAGTTGCATCAGGTGCCGTACCAATTGCTCACGGTAACGACGGTGGCGGCTCAATACGAATTCCTGCTGCCGCTTGTGGTTTGGTCGGTTTAAAACCAACGCGAAACCGTTTAGTAAATATGCACGGCACCGAAGCTCTGCCCATTAATGTTGGCCACGAAGGAGTTATCACGCGCAGCGTAAGAGATACCGCACTCTTTATGGCAGAAGCAGAAAAGCATTTTCGCAATACCAAATTAGTATCATTAGGCCACATTCAAGCACCGGGTAAAAAACGATTACGCATTGGCTTAGTTACCGGCGCGTTAAAAGGCATAAATGTTCAGCCTGATGTGCAACGTACGTTGAATGAAACAGGCTTATTATGTGAGAGTTTAGGCCACAGTGTCGAAGAAGTTGCCTTTCCGTTTGCAGATCAAATTGCCGATGATTTTCTCACCTACTATTCCTTCTTATTTTTCTCAATGCACCGCTTTGGAAAATTTGTAATCGGGCCAGGTTTTGATAGCAGCAAAGTAGAAAAACTGTGTGCACACCTAAGCAATAGTTTTATTGGCAATATAGGAAAACTTCCCTTTGTCATTAGACGTTTAAAAAACACCATCAATATCACCCAAGAATTGCACAAGCATTACGATGTACTGTTATGCCCAACACTGTCATCGTCGGCGCCTAAAAACAACTACATGCTTAACCAAGCCTTACCTGCCAGTGCCATGGTTAAAAATATGATGGAGTTTGCCCCATTTGCTGCCCTGCAAAATATTACTGGCGAACCCGCCATCTCCTTACCCATGGGCACCAGCGACAACGGCTTGCCAATTGGCATGCAGTTTTCAGCAGGTTATGGCGAAGATAAAACATTGCTTGAACTCGCCTTTGAGCTTGAAGAAGCGAAAGCGTGGAAACACATCCACGAAATGGCCGCGAATAAGAAAACTAAAAAAACAACGAAGAAATCTTTAGCATAA
- the gap gene encoding Glyceraldehyde 3-phosphate dehydrogenase, producing MSQDMTDACMQDWTDRESIAEAMIPMVGALYRKKNIVTSVYGRPIINRSVIDLLKAHRFVRHMEDQELSVLDTFPIVNAMMSMDLDRAHIDVGKLAVKFRNEANGRDLETFLNEELTDVIGQSSLATKENRDVVLYGFGRIGRLLARIMIEKSGGGNGLRLRAIVVRKGKGKDLEKRASLLRRDSIHGSFRGTISIDEEKNAIIANGNYIQIIYSNAPEEVDYTEFGINNALVIDNTGIWRDQAGLERHLQAKGAARVLLTAPGKGDIKNIVYGINDGDIEATDTILSAASCTTNAITPVLKVINDEYGIVNGHVETIHSYTNDQNLIDNYHAGDRRGRAAALNMVITETGAASAVAKALPIMEGLLTGNAIRVPTPNVSMAILSLNLKKDITTEGVNDYLREMSLHSEVQKQIDWVNSPEVVSTDFVGNSHAGIVDAQATITADKRVNLYVWYDNEFGYSRQVVRIAQQMCGVFYPTYPAAK from the coding sequence ATGAGCCAAGATATGACTGATGCCTGCATGCAGGACTGGACAGACCGCGAATCAATCGCTGAAGCGATGATCCCGATGGTTGGTGCTTTGTACCGTAAGAAGAACATCGTTACTTCTGTATACGGTCGCCCAATTATTAATCGTTCTGTGATTGATCTATTAAAAGCACACCGTTTTGTTCGTCACATGGAAGATCAAGAGCTTTCTGTGCTAGATACCTTCCCAATCGTTAATGCGATGATGTCGATGGATTTAGATCGTGCTCACATTGATGTGGGCAAGCTTGCAGTTAAATTCCGCAACGAAGCGAATGGTCGTGATCTTGAGACTTTCTTGAACGAAGAGCTTACGGACGTTATTGGTCAAAGTAGCTTGGCGACTAAAGAGAACCGCGATGTGGTTCTTTATGGTTTCGGTCGTATTGGTCGTTTGTTAGCACGCATCATGATTGAAAAGTCGGGTGGTGGTAACGGTTTACGCTTACGTGCAATCGTTGTGCGTAAAGGTAAGGGTAAAGATCTTGAGAAGCGTGCAAGTTTGTTGCGTCGTGACTCTATCCACGGTTCTTTCCGCGGTACTATCTCTATCGATGAAGAGAAGAATGCCATTATTGCTAATGGTAACTACATTCAGATCATCTATTCGAATGCGCCTGAAGAAGTTGATTACACTGAATTTGGTATCAATAACGCATTGGTGATCGATAATACCGGTATCTGGCGTGATCAGGCAGGTCTTGAGCGTCATCTACAAGCTAAGGGTGCAGCACGCGTATTGCTAACTGCTCCTGGTAAAGGCGATATCAAGAACATCGTTTATGGTATTAACGATGGCGATATTGAAGCGACTGATACTATTTTGTCAGCAGCATCTTGTACTACCAACGCAATTACGCCGGTATTGAAAGTAATCAACGATGAATATGGCATTGTTAATGGCCACGTTGAGACAATTCACTCGTATACCAACGATCAGAATTTGATTGATAACTATCATGCGGGTGATCGTCGTGGTCGTGCTGCGGCATTGAACATGGTTATTACTGAGACAGGGGCAGCTTCAGCCGTTGCTAAAGCGCTTCCTATAATGGAAGGTTTGCTAACGGGTAATGCGATCCGTGTTCCTACACCAAACGTTTCTATGGCGATTTTGTCGTTGAATTTGAAGAAAGATATTACGACTGAGGGTGTTAATGACTATCTTCGCGAAATGTCTTTGCATTCTGAAGTTCAAAAGCAAATCGACTGGGTTAATTCTCCAGAAGTGGTATCAACTGATTTTGTGGGTAACTCTCACGCAGGTATTGTTGATGCACAAGCAACGATTACGGCTGATAAGCGCGTTAACTTATACGTTTGGTATGATAACGAGTTCGGTTATAGCCGTCAGGTAGTTCGCATTGCTCAGCAGATGTGTGGTGTTTTTTACCCAACGTACCCAGCTGCTAAGTAA
- the nqrA gene encoding Na(+)-translocating NADH-quinone reductase subunit A — protein MINIKQGLDLPITGTPEQSISQANAVTEVAVVGPDYVGMKPTMIVKEGDRVKKGQVLFTDKKTAGVQYTAPASGVVKAINRGDRRVFLSVVVAVEGNEEITFQSYAADKLNDVSREAVQQNLVDSGLWTALRTRPYSKTPALDTAPASIFVTAMDTHPLAADPQLVIAEQAEAFKAGVQVLKRLTDGQVFVCKAPGANIPTAGIETTEEFSGPHPAGLAGTHIHKLDAASATKTVWSIGYQDVIAIGQLFTTGSLNSERVISLGGPQVLKPRLLRTLLGANLAELTAGELAEGENRLVSGSVFGGRTAVEALGFLGRFHNQISVLEEGRDRPLLHYLRPGFERFSVMPIYISRFLNKTFNFTTSTNGSERAMVPIGTYERVMPLDILPTQLLRALIVEDMEVAVNLGALELDEEDLALCSYTCPGKYEFGPILRTNLTRIEQEG, from the coding sequence ATGATCAATATTAAACAAGGTCTCGACTTACCCATCACTGGTACTCCCGAGCAATCGATTAGTCAGGCAAATGCAGTAACAGAAGTTGCTGTTGTGGGTCCTGATTATGTTGGCATGAAGCCAACGATGATTGTGAAAGAAGGTGATCGAGTCAAGAAAGGTCAGGTTCTTTTTACTGACAAGAAAACGGCTGGTGTCCAATATACTGCTCCTGCGAGCGGTGTAGTAAAGGCAATCAATCGTGGCGACCGACGCGTATTTCTTTCAGTGGTAGTAGCAGTTGAAGGTAATGAAGAAATTACTTTTCAAAGCTATGCAGCAGATAAGCTAAATGATGTGAGCCGTGAAGCGGTTCAACAGAATTTGGTTGATTCTGGTTTGTGGACAGCGTTACGTACACGCCCATATTCTAAAACACCTGCACTTGATACAGCTCCAGCCTCTATTTTTGTTACTGCGATGGATACTCATCCATTGGCTGCAGATCCTCAGTTGGTGATTGCTGAGCAAGCAGAAGCTTTTAAAGCCGGTGTGCAAGTACTGAAGCGTTTGACCGATGGTCAAGTGTTTGTATGTAAAGCGCCTGGTGCGAATATCCCAACAGCGGGTATTGAAACAACTGAAGAATTCTCTGGTCCACATCCAGCGGGTTTGGCTGGAACGCACATTCATAAACTGGATGCGGCGAGTGCAACTAAAACGGTTTGGAGCATTGGCTACCAAGACGTCATTGCTATTGGTCAATTGTTTACAACAGGCTCTTTAAATTCTGAGCGTGTTATCTCTTTAGGCGGCCCTCAGGTTCTTAAGCCTCGTTTATTGCGCACTTTATTAGGTGCTAATTTAGCTGAGCTGACTGCTGGCGAATTAGCCGAAGGCGAAAACCGACTGGTTTCTGGTTCGGTATTCGGTGGTCGTACTGCCGTTGAAGCTCTAGGGTTCTTAGGTCGTTTTCATAATCAGATTTCTGTATTAGAAGAAGGTCGTGATCGTCCGCTTCTACATTATCTACGTCCTGGTTTTGAGCGTTTTTCGGTTATGCCGATTTACATCTCTCGCTTCTTAAACAAAACGTTTAATTTCACCACCTCTACTAATGGTAGTGAGCGCGCAATGGTTCCAATTGGAACGTATGAGCGTGTTATGCCATTAGATATCTTACCAACGCAATTGCTTCGTGCATTGATTGTTGAAGATATGGAAGTGGCTGTGAACTTAGGCGCTTTAGAGTTAGATGAAGAAGATTTGGCGTTATGTAGTTATACCTGCCCAGGCAAGTATGAGTTCGGTCCAATCTTGCGTACTAACTTAACTCGCATCGAACAGGAGGGCTGA
- the nqrB gene encoding Na(+)-translocating NADH-quinone reductase subunit B: MGLRSLLDSAAPHFEKGGRFEKMYPLYEALDTGLYSPPNVTNNTAHVRDGIDLKRIMITVWVCTFPAMFFGMYNIGLQANLAIAGDATLIEGWREMLVQLLGGGHDAGSIWDNIVFGAAYFLPVYAVVFIVGGFWEVLFATVRGHEVNEGFFVTSVLFALILPPSIPLWQVALGITFGVVVGKEIFGGTGKNFLNPALTGRAFLFFAYPAQMSGNAVWTAADGVSGATPLGLANEGGIQGILDSGISWMDAFIGTIQGSMGETSTLAILIGGLVLLTMKIASWRIVAGVMIGMVSTSLLFNAIGSDTNPMFAVDWTWHLVMGGFAFGMIFMATDPVSASMTHFGKYFFGALIGFMVVMIRVINPAFPEGMMLAILFANLFAPLIDHFVVQANIKRRMSRG, encoded by the coding sequence ATGGGTCTACGTTCACTATTAGATAGCGCAGCGCCTCACTTCGAGAAGGGTGGTCGCTTTGAAAAAATGTATCCGCTTTACGAAGCGTTGGATACTGGCTTATATTCTCCGCCAAATGTAACCAATAATACGGCTCACGTTCGTGACGGTATCGATTTGAAACGCATTATGATCACAGTTTGGGTATGTACTTTCCCAGCTATGTTCTTTGGTATGTACAATATTGGTCTGCAGGCCAATCTGGCGATTGCGGGTGACGCTACTTTAATTGAAGGCTGGCGTGAAATGCTGGTTCAGTTATTAGGTGGCGGCCATGACGCTGGTAGTATCTGGGACAATATAGTCTTTGGTGCTGCTTACTTCCTCCCTGTTTACGCTGTAGTCTTTATCGTTGGTGGTTTCTGGGAAGTACTTTTTGCTACAGTACGTGGCCATGAAGTTAACGAAGGTTTCTTCGTAACGTCTGTGTTATTTGCTTTGATTCTTCCCCCATCTATTCCTTTATGGCAGGTCGCTTTAGGTATTACCTTCGGTGTTGTTGTGGGTAAAGAGATCTTTGGTGGTACGGGTAAAAACTTCTTAAACCCAGCCCTTACCGGTCGTGCTTTCTTATTCTTTGCTTATCCAGCACAAATGTCAGGTAATGCCGTGTGGACTGCCGCTGATGGTGTATCGGGTGCAACACCTTTAGGTCTTGCTAACGAAGGTGGTATTCAAGGTATTCTTGATTCAGGAATTTCTTGGATGGATGCGTTCATTGGTACTATTCAAGGTTCAATGGGTGAAACGTCAACGCTTGCTATCTTGATTGGTGGTCTTGTATTACTGACAATGAAGATTGCTTCTTGGCGTATTGTTGCCGGTGTTATGATCGGTATGGTTTCAACCTCTTTGTTGTTCAACGCAATTGGTTCTGATACCAACCCAATGTTTGCAGTCGACTGGACTTGGCATTTGGTGATGGGTGGTTTTGCCTTTGGTATGATCTTTATGGCAACCGATCCTGTATCTGCTTCTATGACTCACTTTGGTAAGTACTTCTTTGGTGCTTTGATTGGTTTCATGGTGGTAATGATTCGTGTGATCAATCCAGCCTTCCCTGAAGGTATGATGTTGGCGATCTTGTTTGCTAACTTATTCGCACCGCTAATCGACCATTTTGTCGTGCAAGCTAATATTAAACGGAGAATGTCTCGTGGCTAG
- the nqrC gene encoding NADH:ubiquinone oxidoreductase, Na(+)-translocating, subunit C has translation MASNNDSIQKTLLVAILLCLVCSIIVAGAAVSLKPLQIANKQLDKNKNILAAAGLLVEGESIEEQFKQITTRIVNLETSAYATDAELAEITAAGFNPDAFDQKKSSKDPELSSKLDADKDIASIKRLEKFAAIYTIEKDGNIETMVLPIHGYGLWSTLYGFIALEGDLETIVGLGFYSHGETPGLGGEVDNPSWKAQWVGKKLYDSQGELAIQVVKGKAAPGDVNSVDGLSGATLTSRGVSNLVNFWLGDDAFGTFLSTAKAGGA, from the coding sequence GTGGCTAGTAATAACGATTCAATTCAAAAAACATTATTGGTTGCCATTTTATTGTGCTTGGTTTGTTCCATTATTGTTGCGGGAGCGGCGGTTTCTTTGAAACCTTTGCAAATCGCTAACAAGCAATTGGATAAAAACAAGAACATCTTGGCAGCTGCTGGCCTTCTCGTTGAAGGTGAATCTATTGAAGAGCAATTCAAGCAGATAACGACGCGTATTGTTAACTTGGAAACAAGTGCTTATGCAACGGATGCTGAGTTGGCTGAAATTACAGCAGCGGGTTTTAATCCTGATGCGTTTGATCAGAAAAAATCTTCTAAAGACCCTGAACTTTCTTCCAAACTTGATGCTGATAAAGATATTGCCAGTATCAAGCGTTTAGAAAAATTTGCCGCGATCTACACTATCGAAAAAGATGGCAACATTGAAACGATGGTTTTACCTATTCATGGTTATGGATTATGGTCTACCTTGTATGGTTTTATTGCTCTTGAAGGCGATTTAGAAACTATTGTAGGTCTTGGCTTCTACTCTCACGGTGAAACACCCGGTTTGGGTGGCGAGGTGGATAATCCATCTTGGAAAGCTCAGTGGGTAGGTAAAAAATTGTATGATTCACAAGGTGAGTTAGCCATTCAGGTTGTTAAGGGCAAAGCTGCTCCTGGTGATGTGAATAGCGTTGATGGCTTATCCGGTGCAACGTTGACCAGTCGTGGTGTTTCTAACCTAGTAAACTTTTGGTTAGGTGATGATGCGTTTGGTACTTTCTTGTCGACGGCTAAAGCGGGAGGTGCTTAA
- the nqrD gene encoding NADH:ubiquinone oxidoreductase, Na(+)-translocating, subunit D: MSLKSVITEPVFSQNPIAVQILGVCSALAVTTSLQVTMVMCLALTAVTACSNFGIALIRNHIPNSIRIIVQMIIIASLVIVVDQILKAYAYEISKQLSVFVGLIITNCIVMGRAEAYAMKNGPVMSFFDGIGNGLGYSVVLIVVATVRELFGAGNLFGFEILPLITNGGWYQSNGLLLLPPSAFFIIGLFIWALRTWKTEQVEKPDFKILPNTVNSEQH, translated from the coding sequence ATGTCTCTTAAATCTGTCATTACTGAACCGGTTTTTTCTCAAAATCCGATTGCAGTACAAATCTTAGGTGTGTGTTCGGCATTGGCTGTGACCACCAGTTTGCAAGTGACGATGGTGATGTGTCTTGCATTAACCGCCGTTACAGCGTGTTCTAACTTTGGTATTGCGTTAATTCGTAATCACATTCCAAACAGCATTCGAATCATCGTACAGATGATTATTATTGCTTCTTTGGTAATCGTAGTTGACCAAATTCTAAAAGCGTATGCTTATGAAATCAGTAAGCAATTATCAGTGTTCGTGGGATTGATCATTACTAACTGTATCGTTATGGGACGCGCAGAAGCGTATGCCATGAAGAACGGTCCTGTGATGAGCTTCTTCGATGGTATCGGTAACGGTCTTGGTTATTCAGTGGTATTGATCGTTGTTGCGACGGTTCGTGAGCTGTTTGGTGCAGGCAACTTGTTTGGCTTTGAAATATTACCATTGATCACTAATGGTGGTTGGTATCAGTCAAACGGTCTGTTGTTATTGCCACCCAGTGCTTTCTTCATTATTGGTTTGTTCATCTGGGCACTGCGTACCTGGAAAACTGAGCAAGTTGAAAAGCCAGATTTCAAAATCTTGCCTAACACTGTTAACTCGGAGCAGCACTAA
- the nqrE gene encoding Na(+)-translocating NADH-quinone reductase subunit E, with translation MEHYISLFIKAVFVENMALAFFLGMCTFLAISKKIQTAIGLGIAVIVVLAITVPINNLIYTYVLKEGAWAWMGAEYASVDLSFLGLLTYIGVIAAIVQILEMFLDKYVPALYSALGVFLPLITVNCAIMGASLFMVERDYNFAESTVYGIGAGVGWALAITALAGIREKMKYSDVPAGLQGLGITFFTVGLMSLGFMSFSGVSL, from the coding sequence ATGGAACATTATATTAGTTTGTTCATTAAAGCCGTATTCGTAGAAAATATGGCGTTAGCGTTTTTCTTAGGTATGTGTACCTTCTTGGCCATATCTAAAAAAATTCAAACCGCAATTGGCCTTGGTATTGCCGTTATTGTTGTATTGGCGATTACTGTGCCAATCAATAACTTGATTTATACCTATGTTTTAAAAGAAGGTGCTTGGGCTTGGATGGGTGCTGAATATGCATCGGTTGATCTAAGTTTCTTAGGACTATTAACCTACATTGGTGTTATTGCCGCGATCGTTCAAATCTTAGAAATGTTCTTAGATAAGTACGTTCCTGCTTTATATAGCGCGCTAGGTGTATTCCTTCCTTTGATTACAGTGAACTGCGCCATCATGGGTGCGTCTTTGTTCATGGTAGAGCGAGATTACAACTTCGCTGAATCAACCGTTTACGGTATTGGTGCAGGTGTTGGTTGGGCATTAGCGATCACTGCATTGGCAGGGATTCGTGAAAAAATGAAATACAGCGACGTTCCAGCAGGACTTCAAGGCTTGGGCATTACCTTCTTTACCGTTGGTTTAATGTCTCTTGGCTTTATGTCGTTCTCTGGCGTTTCGCTATAA
- the nqrF gene encoding Sodium-translocating NADH-ubiquinone reductase, subunit F, which produces MNPAEYKEIILGVVLFTVIVLSLVAVILSARAKLVSSGKVKIVINGEKTVETEAGGKLLQTLAANEVFLSSACGGGGTCAQCKCKVTDGGGSMLPTEESHFTKGEAREGWRLSCQVPVKQDMVVEVPEEVFGVKKWETIVESNPNVATFIKELTLRLPEGEIVDFRAGGYVQLECPPFEINFSDFDIEKEYRGDWEHFKFFEHKCINTEDTIRAYSMANYPEEQGVVKFNIRIATPPPGTTGINPGIMSSYVFNLKPGDKVMVYGPFGEFFAKETDAEMVFVGGGAGMAPMRSHIFDQLKRLKSDRKISFWYGARSLKELFYKEDYDGLAAEFPNFKWHVAMSDPQPEDNWEGLTGFIHNVLLEEYLKDHPAPEDCEYYMCGPPIMNQSVITMLEAMGVEPENIMLDDFG; this is translated from the coding sequence GTGAATCCAGCAGAGTATAAAGAGATCATCCTCGGCGTTGTGTTGTTTACTGTCATCGTACTTTCTTTAGTGGCAGTTATTTTAAGCGCACGAGCTAAGTTAGTTAGTTCGGGTAAGGTAAAGATCGTAATCAACGGTGAGAAGACGGTTGAAACCGAAGCGGGCGGTAAGTTGTTGCAAACGCTTGCGGCCAACGAAGTTTTCCTCTCGTCTGCCTGTGGTGGTGGCGGTACTTGTGCACAGTGTAAGTGTAAAGTGACTGATGGCGGTGGCTCTATGCTACCGACAGAAGAATCTCACTTCACTAAAGGTGAGGCCCGTGAAGGCTGGCGCTTATCTTGCCAAGTTCCCGTTAAACAGGACATGGTTGTAGAAGTACCTGAAGAAGTATTTGGTGTTAAGAAGTGGGAAACGATTGTTGAATCGAATCCTAACGTAGCAACGTTCATTAAAGAGCTGACTTTGCGTTTGCCTGAAGGTGAGATTGTTGACTTCCGTGCTGGTGGTTATGTTCAGCTTGAGTGCCCTCCGTTTGAGATTAATTTCTCTGACTTCGATATCGAAAAAGAATATCGCGGTGACTGGGAACACTTTAAGTTCTTCGAGCATAAGTGCATCAATACTGAAGATACTATTCGTGCATACTCTATGGCGAATTACCCAGAAGAGCAGGGTGTAGTGAAGTTCAATATTCGTATTGCAACGCCACCTCCAGGCACGACCGGTATTAACCCAGGTATCATGTCTTCTTACGTATTCAACTTGAAGCCAGGCGACAAGGTGATGGTATACGGTCCATTTGGTGAATTCTTCGCTAAAGAAACCGATGCTGAGATGGTCTTCGTAGGCGGTGGTGCTGGTATGGCCCCAATGCGTTCGCACATCTTTGATCAGCTTAAACGCTTGAAATCAGATCGTAAGATCAGCTTCTGGTACGGTGCTCGTTCTTTGAAAGAGTTATTCTACAAAGAAGATTATGACGGTCTAGCCGCTGAGTTCCCGAACTTTAAATGGCACGTTGCCATGTCTGATCCACAGCCAGAAGATAACTGGGAAGGTTTAACAGGTTTCATCCACAATGTATTGTTGGAAGAATACTTGAAAGATCACCCAGCGCCTGAAGATTGTGAGTATTACATGTGTGGACCACCTATCATGAACCAATCAGTGATCACCATGCTTGAAGCAATGGGTGTTGAACCTGAGAACATCATGTTGGATGACTTTGGTTGA
- a CDS encoding Two component transduction regulator — translation MNKRILVVEDDQDINKLIAMNLKDMNHDVDTCDNGRRGFSMAREGQYDLMILDLMLPEMDGLEICRDLRSANVLTPILMLTARDSEADRVVGLEMGADDYLTKPFSVRELQARVKAMLRRMDMLNKPVPQSDELVIDNLVINAGRRKVLLNNQDIELTSTEFDLLIYMARQPGMVFSRAQLLDSVWGYQHSGYEHTVNSHINRLRNKLEQDPSKPEYILTVWGVGYKFGGSNR, via the coding sequence ATGAATAAACGAATTTTAGTGGTCGAAGATGATCAAGATATTAATAAGTTGATTGCCATGAATCTTAAAGACATGAATCACGATGTCGATACTTGCGATAATGGTCGGCGAGGATTTTCTATGGCTAGAGAAGGGCAATACGACTTGATGATCTTGGATTTAATGCTGCCAGAAATGGATGGTTTGGAGATTTGCAGAGATCTAAGGAGCGCTAACGTATTAACGCCTATTTTGATGTTAACGGCTCGAGACAGTGAAGCCGACAGGGTCGTAGGGTTGGAAATGGGAGCTGATGATTATTTAACAAAACCTTTTAGCGTACGCGAATTGCAGGCTCGTGTTAAAGCCATGCTTAGACGGATGGATATGTTAAATAAACCTGTACCTCAATCAGATGAACTGGTGATTGATAATCTCGTGATTAATGCGGGTCGGCGTAAGGTGCTATTGAATAATCAAGACATAGAGTTAACCAGTACAGAATTTGATTTACTGATTTACATGGCTCGTCAGCCTGGAATGGTATTCAGTCGTGCTCAGTTATTGGATAGCGTATGGGGTTATCAGCACAGTGGGTATGAGCATACCGTGAATTCTCATATCAATCGTTTGCGTAATAAATTAGAGCAAGACCCATCTAAACCCGAATATATTTTAACGGTTTGGGGTGTAGGGTATAAGTTTGGTGGCAGTAATCGTTAA